The Novibacillus thermophilus genome segment GAACAGCCGTTCAATCCGTCCCTTGGCTTGTGGTGTTAAGGCTTTGATATGAGTCACACCTAACTCTTCAAGGGCTTGTCCGAATTGCGACAAAGGAACGGGTTCTCCCGCCAATTCCTGCTCGATCGTTTGCTTCTCGTTAGGGGAACGGAAAATCATATGGCGATCCGAATACACACTCATCGGAATGCCAGTTTGCTCAATCATCTGTCGTGTCAGCCTAAAATAGCCCTCGGTGTCCTCCTGTGGCCGGAAAAGAGCAGCCACGACTTTTCCAGTGGCATCATCAATGGCGGCAAGAAGGGACATCGGTTCCGCTCGATCTTCCAACCAAGGGTGAGGGCTCCCGTCCATTTGGACTAACATGCCGGCTTGTGGCTTTCGCTCACGTGGCCGGTGCACGTTAGCCGGACGCCGTTTGCGTTTCGGTTTGATGCCGGCCTCAGAGCGAATGCGACGCACGGTTGACGGACTGACGTGAATTCCTTCGTACTTGGCCAACAATTCGGCAAAATGCACATCATTACACCCTTGATACGCATCGCTTTGGTGGAGCTCCAGAATTCTTTGACGTGTATTGTCAGACAGTGCGTGTGCCGGTTTGCGTCCTTTGTTTTTGTGGATAATCCCCGTTTCCCCCTCCTCAAGCACCCGTTTTTTGAGACGACAAACCTGGCGGTAACTTAACCCAAGGAGTTCAGCGGCTTCACCTCCTGTGATCAAACCTTGAATCCAGCGATCAATGACGGTGTAACGCTTCAGCTCTTGTCTGCTCATGAATATGTTCTCTCCCATATGTGACATTTTCACTGACGCGTTACAATATGACAATATCACTGACGAACAACATTGCAAAACTCTATCTTGTGGAAGGCGTCGAACTCGTTTATGATCAGTAGAATCACAAACCTACAAGTTGCAATCCTTTTACTTGTTCAAAGTATGGTAAAGGTAGCGATTTACGTCCCTTCTGAACACATTCCCTGTGAAAGTCATGTTGTGAAAAGAAGTATGCCTAGTCGGCGAAACCAAACGTTCGTTCCGACGTTTTCACCATGACTGCTTTTATCGCCTTCATTTCCGTTCGTGGGAGAATCGGCAGGTTCCGGCTGATGGCCTTGTACGTTCACAGTGTCGGAAGCTTCGGATGGTCCACTGGCGTTGACAGCCGTCACGTGGTAGGTGCGCGTCCCTTCAAAGCGGCCGTCGTGAGTGTAATGCGTTCCCTTGACTTCGGCAATTTGTCTCCCGTCTTGATATACCCGGTAATGTGTGACGTGTTCGTCTGCCGGATTGGCTTGCCAGGCGAGGTTGACGCCGTTACCGCTGTAGGAAGCTTCTAGCCCTTGTGGCGGTGATGGGACACCAAGGGGATCGGCTGCCTCCGCTTCACCTGCTGTCTGTTCCTTGGACAAGTTGGCCACGTTGGATTTCCCGGACTCTAATCCGACGACGTCGACGGCTTTCACGATGTACTGGGCGCCAGCTTCTCCCGTGTAGCGGTACGGTTCGCCCAGGCGGATGCTGGCGACTCGGGAGAAGGTGTTGCCGTCAGTGGAACGGTACACCCGGTAACCGACGACACTCTTTTGCCCCGTGTGCTGCCATGTGACATTTTTGCCGTTGACTGTCACCTCGGGTGCCCGGGGCGTTCCCTCGCTTTGGCGCGGGTCTTTTTCCCAGGGGATGTTGTGATCGCCCGACGTGTAGTCCAAATTCAGGCCTTTGTGGTGGTCGGGAATGCGGATGCCGACCCCTTGGTTGATGACCATGTCGTCAGGCGTTTTGTCGTTGGCAATGTAACGTACCCCGTCGTAATCGACGACGCGGGCTTCGATGTGCACGTCACAGGCCTCTTTTGGCGCGTGACCCGACTGGAACAACTCCGTGTATACAGAGCCTGCGTGCTGGCAATGTTCTGTCGCCCGTTTGCCGGAGATGGAGCAGATTTCAGCGCTGACGATTCCACCAGGACGTTTGAACTGTGTGCCGGCCGGGGAGAGCTTTGGCTTCGTCTGCTGAATCGTGTTGAAAAAGTTTGCCCACATGATGCGTGCCAGCCGATCGTTCGGCCTGACCGTCGGCGTCGATTTTTCGTAGTCGTACCCGACCCAGACGCTCAGCGATATTTTCGGCGTGTAGCCGACAAACCAGACGTCTTTGCTCTCTTGGGCGGTCCCCGTTTTGCCGGCCACGTCGTAGTTGCCGATCCTCGCACCGACGAGAGTGCCGGTTCCGTACCGCAGCACATCGCGCAGGACGTCGGTTAACAAGTAAGCCGACTGCGGCGACATGACGGCCTTTGGTTTGTGTTCATGTTCGTATACGACGTTCCCGTCCGCATCTTCAATGCGGGATATCAGGTACGATTCGTTAAATTTTCCTTCGTTGCCGAAGGTGGCGTACGCCGCTGCGATCTGTTCCGGCGTGAATTCAATGGCGCCGAGCACCCCTG includes the following:
- a CDS encoding penicillin-binding transpeptidase domain-containing protein — encoded protein: MKNRALDAIKQPGSSAKPLLAYGPGMANGVLQPGTVLDDSPKTAKGPGGHTYNNYSRRFYGYVTAREALAKSHNVATIDAFRKVGVKNGYQFIEQLNMSVPEDRHVEAGVLGAIEFTPEQIAAAYATFGNEGKFNESYLISRIEDADGNVVYEHEHKPKAVMSPQSAYLLTDVLRDVLRYGTGTLVGARIGNYDVAGKTGTAQESKDVWFVGYTPKISLSVWVGYDYEKSTPTVRPNDRLARIMWANFFNTIQQTKPKLSPAGTQFKRPGGIVSAEICSISGKRATEHCQHAGSVYTELFQSGHAPKEACDVHIEARVVDYDGVRYIANDKTPDDMVINQGVGIRIPDHHKGLNLDYTSGDHNIPWEKDPRQSEGTPRAPEVTVNGKNVTWQHTGQKSVVGYRVYRSTDGNTFSRVASIRLGEPYRYTGEAGAQYIVKAVDVVGLESGKSNVANLSKEQTAGEAEAADPLGVPSPPQGLEASYSGNGVNLAWQANPADEHVTHYRVYQDGRQIAEVKGTHYTHDGRFEGTRTYHVTAVNASGPSEASDTVNVQGHQPEPADSPTNGNEGDKSSHGENVGTNVWFRRLGILLFTT
- a CDS encoding ISNCY family transposase, which gives rise to MSRQELKRYTVIDRWIQGLITGGEAAELLGLSYRQVCRLKKRVLEEGETGIIHKNKGRKPAHALSDNTRQRILELHQSDAYQGCNDVHFAELLAKYEGIHVSPSTVRRIRSEAGIKPKRKRRPANVHRPRERKPQAGMLVQMDGSPHPWLEDRAEPMSLLAAIDDATGKVVAALFRPQEDTEGYFRLTRQMIEQTGIPMSVYSDRHMIFRSPNEKQTIEQELAGEPVPLSQFGQALEELGVTHIKALTPQAKGRIERLFQTLQDRWIVELRLRGIDTIEEANTVLPELIKAHNEQFAVEPRDPESAFVPLEQGQALDLILCYREKRTLGTGETIAYKGKTYTIDRSDHQQTIPRKTRVEVRETLDGRLFVRHKGVDYPLKETVKPKRQSLQKQKASSEKQPHKPALNHPWRQYGRTQSKSRIRQRA